CACCAATGTCATCTGGGGCTGGTTCAATTTCCTCGTCGCCTTTCTGCTCTTTGCCAATATCGGCCCGCTTTATGTCGGGACGCCGGGCGATACTGTTTTTGTTTCAGTAGGCGTTCTTGCAACCGGCATTCTTCTGGCGCGGATCTTCGAGCGAGATAACGCCTGACACGTCATTTACGCGACTAGTGGCTTGCATTATGCAAGTAACTTCTGTAGTGGCTTGCATCATGCAACGAACGAGCTTCGCCAATTTCAAATGCCCGGCCGCCCGCGCGCTCGACAGCGTTGGCGACTGGTGGAGCATGATGATCCTTCGCGATGCCTTTCACGGGTTGACGCGCTTCGACGAATTCCAGAAGAGCCTCGGCGTTGCGCCGAACATCCTGACGCGGCGGCTTGCGCATCTGATCGATGAAGGACTGTTCGAGAAGCGCCTCTACAACGAGCGCCCTGCCCGCTACGAATATGTGCTGACGGACAAGGGACGCGATTTCTTTCCCGTTCTGATGGCCCTGTTTTCCTGGGGACGCCGGCACGTTCCGCAAGAGGATCTTGCGTTCCTGCTCGGCAATGCCGCTTCCGGCGAGGAACGCCAGCCCGTACTGGTGGATGCAGCCAGCGGCGAAGAATTGAAACCCGA
Above is a genomic segment from Rhizobium viscosum containing:
- a CDS encoding winged helix-turn-helix transcriptional regulator, producing MQRTSFANFKCPAARALDSVGDWWSMMILRDAFHGLTRFDEFQKSLGVAPNILTRRLAHLIDEGLFEKRLYNERPARYEYVLTDKGRDFFPVLMALFSWGRRHVPQEDLAFLLGNAASGEERQPVLVDAASGEELKPENTCLLPGPAADEGDRERIARMRAYYLGIDA